In one window of Terriglobales bacterium DNA:
- the rpsG gene encoding 30S ribosomal protein S7, with the protein MPRKGTVPKIEVVADPLYDSTLVTKFINSMMWDGKRSTAQGIFYEAMKKLEEKGGGEGALKLFTKAVENAKPMLEVKTRRVGGANYQVPVEVNPNRRTSLAIRWLLSYSRGRAEKGMIDKLTNELLDAANNKGAAIKKKEDVHRMAEANKAFAHYRW; encoded by the coding sequence ATGCCGAGAAAAGGAACAGTCCCGAAGATCGAAGTGGTGGCCGACCCGTTGTACGACTCGACGCTGGTCACCAAGTTCATCAACTCCATGATGTGGGACGGCAAGCGCTCGACCGCCCAGGGCATCTTCTATGAAGCCATGAAGAAGCTGGAGGAAAAGGGCGGCGGCGAAGGGGCGCTGAAGCTGTTCACCAAGGCGGTGGAGAACGCCAAGCCCATGCTGGAAGTGAAGACCCGGCGGGTGGGCGGCGCTAACTACCAGGTGCCGGTGGAAGTGAATCCCAACCGGCGGACGTCGTTGGCCATCCGCTGGCTGCTGAGCTACAGCCGGGGCCGGGCGGAGAAGGGCATGATCGACAAGCTGACCAACGAGTTGCTGGACGCGGCCAACAATAAGGGCGCCGCCATCAAGAAGAAGGAAGACGTGCACCGCATGGCAGAGGCCAACAAGGCCTTCGCGCATTACCGGTGGTGA